A window of Rhododendron vialii isolate Sample 1 chromosome 13a, ASM3025357v1 contains these coding sequences:
- the LOC131313939 gene encoding uncharacterized protein LOC131313939, with protein MALAIKIAIWVRVPLLPMEFYEDDNLKEISEKLVKSLKVDNNTIVTARGSYARICVEMDLSKPLPPSIAMEKFDYYLEYEHLHLICFAFGRVGHRRENCGVASATNKSGIAGETTVDSHIRADKKLVRFNGKSRQTKLLKSDMGSGWLWRDGPRDQTEHMGHHMGKVRPRKIIIVEMPSPMINLGRGQKKSRF; from the coding sequence ATGGCTTTGGCCATTAAAATAGCTATATGGGTTAGGGTTCCACTCCTACCCATGGAATTCTACGAGGACGATAATTTGAAGGAAATTTCGGAGAAATTGGTCAAATCGCTAAAAGTGGATAACAATACAATTGTCACTGCTAGGGGCAGTTATGCTCGAATCTGTGTAGAAATGGATCTCAGCAAACCTCTTCCTCCTTCCATCGCTATggaaaaatttgattattatcttGAATATGAGCACTTACATCTCATATGTTTTGCTTTTGGCAGGGTTGGCCACCGGCGGGAGAATTGTGGAGTGGCGTCGGCGACGAACAAGTCTGGGATTGCTGGAGAAACAACCGTTGATAGTCACATCAGGGCTGACAAAAAACTTGTCCGGTTCAATGGCAAATCGCGTCAGACGAAGCTACTGAAATCGGATATGGGGAGTGGATGGTTGTGGCGAGATGGCCCAAGAGATCAAACAGAGCATATGGGCCACCATATGGGGAAAGTCAGGCCCAGAAAAATAATTATTGTAGAAATGCCAAGCCCAATGATCAACCTAGGGCggggacaaaaaaaatcaagattcTAA
- the LOC131314392 gene encoding large ribosomal subunit protein eL6-like, translating to MAPAQKVRTSRNPDLIPGVGKYSRSQMYHKRGLWAMKAKNGGVFPRHDKKPAQQPPAEKPPKFYPADDVKKPLVNKRKTKPTKLKAGITPGTVFIMLAGRFKGKRVIFLKQLPSGLLLVTGPFKINGVPLRRVNQSYMVTTSTKVDITGCNVDKFDDRYFAKQVAKKKKKGEGEFFEAEREEKNVLPQEKKDDQKTVDEALIKAIEVVPDFKTYLASRFSLKAGMKPHELTF from the exons ATGGCCCCGGCACAGAAGGTAAGGACGAGCAGAAACCCAGATTTGATCCCAGGGGTGGGAAAATACTCTCGGTCTCAGATGTACCACAAGAGAGGTCTGTGGGCCATGAAGGCTAAAAACGGCGGCGTTTTCCCCCGCCACGACAAGAAACCCGCTCAGCAACCACCCGCCGAGAAGCCCCCCAAGTTCTATCCCGCCGATGACGTCAAGAAGCCCCTCGTTAACAAACgcaaaaccaaaccaaccaagCTCAA GGCTGGTATTACTCCTGGGACGGTGTTTATAATGTTGGCTGGGAGGTTTAAGGGGAAGAGAGTTATTTTCCTCAAACAGCTTCCATCTGGGTTGCTTCTTGTTACTG GACCTTTCAAAATTAATGGTGTTCCTCTGAGACGTGTGAATCAATCTTACATGGTAACAACTTCTACCAAGGTTGATATCACTGGGTGCAATGTCGATAAGTTTGACGACAGGTATTTTGCGAAGCAAGTTgcgaagaagaaaaagaagggagaagGCGAGTTCTTTGAGGCTGAGAGAGAG GAGAAGAATGTTCTTCCACAGGAAAAGAAGGATGATCAGAAAACTGTGGATGAAGCCTTGATAAAAGCCATTGAAGTTGTTCCAGATTTTAAGACTTATTTGGCTTCAAGGTTTTCACTCAAGGCAGGCATGAAACCTCATGAGCTCACCTTTTAG